ACGCGGTCGGCGACCGACTTGGCGAAGCCCATTTCGTGCGTCACGCACAGCATGGTCATGCCGTCCTCGGCCAGCCCGATCATGACGTCCAGCACCTCCTTGACCATTTCGGGGTCAAGCGCGGAGGTCGGCTCGTCGAACAGCATCACCTTCGGGCTCATGCACAGAGACCGCGCGATGGCGACACGCTGCTGCTGGCCGCCCGACAGCTGGCCGGGATATTTCTTGGCCTGTTCGGCGATGCGCACCCGCGTCAGGTAGCTCATCGCCCGCTCTTCCGCCTCCGCCTTCGGCATTTTGCGGACCCAGATCGGGGCGAGCGTGCAGTTCTCCAGCACCGTCAGATGCGGGAACAGGTTGAAGTGCTGGAACACCATGCCGACTTCGCGGCGGACCAGCTCGATGTTCTTCAGGTTGTTGGTCAGCTCGATCCCGTCGATGACGATCGTGCCCTTCTGATGCTCCTCAAGCCGGTTCAGGCAGCGGATCATCG
The Azospirillum sp. TSA2s DNA segment above includes these coding regions:
- a CDS encoding amino acid ABC transporter ATP-binding protein; the protein is MSQAMSQGTKPKHTLSGEEIIRCTGVNKWYGEFHVLKNINLNVQKGERIVVCGPSGSGKSTMIRCLNRLEEHQKGTIVIDGIELTNNLKNIELVRREVGMVFQHFNLFPHLTVLENCTLAPIWVRKMPKAEAEERAMSYLTRVRIAEQAKKYPGQLSGGQQQRVAIARSLCMSPKVMLFDEPTSALDPEMVKEVLDVMIGLAEDGMTMLCVTHEMGFAKSVADRVIFMDRGEIVEQDTPDAFFSNPKSERTRLFLSQILNH